Part of the Crossiella cryophila genome, ATGGCCGCGTTGCTGATCTTCGCCGGGCACGAGACCACCACCAACCTGATCGCACTGGGCACGCGCGCGCTGCTCACCCACCCTGACCAGCTCGAACTGCTGCGCACCCGCCCCGACCTGCGCAACAGCGCGATGGAGGAGTTCCTGCGCTTCGACGGGCCGATCAACCCCGGCCTCAACCGGGCCATCACCGCCGACCTGCCGGTCGGTGGCGTGGTGATCCCGGCTGGCAGCGCGGTCTACGCCGGGGTGAGCCTGGCCAACCGGGACCCGGCGGTCTTCGCCGACCCCGACCGCCTGGACGTGACCAGGGACGCGGGCAAGCACCTCGGCTTCGGGTACGGCATCCACTTCTGCCTGGGCGCGCGGCTGGCCAAGCTGGAGGGCGAGGTGGCCATCGGCGCGCTCATCGAGCGCTTCCCCGGGATGCGGCTGGCGGTGCCCGAAGAAGAGCTGAAGCTGCGGATCAGCGGCCTGCGGGCGCTGGAAGCCCTGCCGGTCCTGCTGGGCTGACTCGATTCGACCCCGTCGCTTCGCTCGCCCTGATCTTTCACAGCCGTCATACCCGACGCGGGGTTTGCTGTGTACCGGCACGAGTGGGGTGCGTGCCGGTACACAGTCTTTCGTTCTAGGAGGTTCGCCAGTGACCGAGCCCGGGTACGCCGAGGGCGCGGCCGCGATCACGCCCGCGCGCGACGCACAACTGCTCGAGCGCACCGTGTTCGAGGTCAAGCGCGTCATCGTCGGCCAGGACCGGCTGGTGGAACGCATGCTGGTGGGCCTGCTCGCCAAGGGGCACCTGCTCCTGGAGGGCGTGCCCGGCGTGGCCAAGACCCTCGCGGTGGAGACCTTCGCGCGAGTGGTCGGCGGCTCCTTCTCCCGCCTGCAGTTCACCCCCGACCTGGTGCCTGCCGACATCCTCGGCACCCGGATCTACCGGCAGGGCAGCGAGAGCTTCGACGTCGAACTCGGCCCGGTGGTGGCCAACTTCGTGCTCGCCGACGAGATCAACCGCGCGCCCGCCAAGGTGCAGTCGGCCATGCTCGAGGTGATGGCCGAGCGGCACGTGTCCATCGGCGGCAAGACCTTCCCGATGCCCGACCCGTTCCTGGTGCTGGCCACCCAGAACCCGATCGAGAACGAGGGCGTCTACCCGCTGCCCGAGGCGCAGCGCGACCGCTTCCTGTTCAAGATCATCGTCGAGTACCCGACCGCCGAGGAAGAGCGCGAGATCGTCTACCGGATGGGGGTCACCCCGCCGGAGCCGTCCCAGGTGCTCAGCCCGGAGGAACTGGTCCGGCTGCAGGGCGTGGCCAGCAAGGTCTTCGTGCACCACGCGCTGGTCGACTACGTGGTCAGGGTGGTGCTGGCCACCCGCTCGCCCAACGAGCACGGCCTCGGCGACGTCGCGGGCTGGATCGCCTACGGCGCCTCCCCGCGCGCCACCCTGGGCATCGTGGCCGCCGCCCGCGCGCTCGCGCTGGTCCGCGGCCGGGACTACGTGCTGCCACAGGACGTGGTGGACGTGGTGCCGGACGTGCTGCGGCACCGCCTGGTCCTGTCCTACGACGCCCTCGCCGACGGCGTGCCAATGGACCACCTGGTCTCCCGGGTGCTGCAGACCGTGCCGCTGCCGCAGGTCTCCGCACGCCCGCAGGCGCCGCAGCCGCAGCTCGGCGTGCCCATGCAGCCGCCGCCCGTCCCGCAGGCCGCGCCGGTCCAGCGCCCGTGACCGGCACGCCTGACCCCGACACCCCGGCCGTCCCGGAGGCGCCGGTCGCCAAGCGGCCGTCCTGGGCGCCGCCCGCGCTGGACGAGGGCCGCCTCGACGTGGCGCTGCGCACCCTTGAGCTGACCGTCCGGCGCAGGCTGGACGGGTTGCTGCAGGGCAACCACCTCGGCCTGGTGCCGGGGCCGGGCACCGAACCGGGCGAGGCGCGGCCGTACCAGCCTGGTGACGACGTGCGCCGGATGGACTGGGCGGTCACCGCCCGGACCACCGTGCCGCACATCCGGGAGACGGTGGCCGACCGGGAACTGGAGACCTGGGTCGTGGTCGACCTGTCGCCCAGCCTGGACTTCGGCACCGCCGCCTGCGAGAAGCGCGAGCTGGCGGTGGCCGCGGTGTCCGCGGTGACCCACCTGACCGGGGGCGGCGGCAACCGGATCGGCGCGATCGTGTCCACCGGCGAGCACACCGAGCGCATCCCCGCGCGCGGCGGCCTCGCCCACGGCAGCGGGCTGCTGCGCCGGATCGCGCAGACCAAGCGCGCCCCCGACGGCACCCGCGGCGACCTCGCGCTGGCCCTGGAACAGCTGCGCCGCCCGCCGCGCAGGCGTGGCCTGGCCGTGGTGATCTCGGACTTCCTGGGTCCGCTGAGCTGGGAGCGCCCGCTGCGCGCGCTCTCGGCCCGGCACGACCTGCTGGCCATCGAGGTGCTCGACCCGCGAGACGTGGAGCTGCCCGACGTGGGAACCGTCGTCCTGTCCGACCCGGAGAGCGGCAAACAGCGCGAGGTGCACACCACCCCGTTGCTGCGCAAGGAATTCGCCGCCGCGGCGAGCGCGCACCGGGACCAGGTGGCCGCGGTGCTGCGCGGTGCAGGCGCCGGTCATCTGGTGCTGCGCACCGACTCGGACTGGGTCGCCGACACCGTCCGGTTCGTGGTGGCCCGCAAGCGCCGCTGGTCGGGAGGGGTGGCCTGATGTTCGGCCTCAGCCTGCGCGGATTCACCGCGCCCTGGTGGTTCCTGCTGGCGCTCGCGGTGGCGGTGCTGGTGGTGGTGTACCTGCTGGTGCAGCGACGCCGGCGCCGCTACGTCATGCGCTTCACCAACCTGGAACTGCTCGAGAAGGTCATCCCCAAGCGGCAGAACTGGGTACGGCACGTGCCGCCAGCGCTGCTCGCGGTGGCGCTGATCCTGCTCACCGTCGCCCTCACCGGCCCGACCTCCGAACAGCGGGTGCCCCGCAACCGCGCCACGGTGATGCTGGTCATCGACGTGTCGCTGTCCATGCAGGCCACCGACATCAAACCGACCCGGCTGGACGCGGCGAAGAAGTCGGCCAAGTCCTTCACCGAGGGCCTGACCAAGGGCGTCAACCTGGGCCTGATCTCCTTCGCGGGTTCCGCGGTGGTGCTGGTCTCGCCGACGGTGGACCGCAAGCCGGTCGCCGATTCGATCGACACCCTCAAGCTCGGCCCCGCCACCGCCACCGGCGACGCGCTGAACGCGGCCATGGCGACCATCGAGTCCTTCGGCAAGCTGCTCACCGGCGCCGATGGGCCGCCGCCCGCGCGGATCGTGCTGATGACGGACGGCAAGAAGACGGTCGGCGCGGAGCCGGTCGAGGTCGCCACCCGGGCTGGCAAGGCGAAGATCCCGGTGTCGGCGATCGCGTTCGGCACGGACTACGGGACGATCGAGAACGAGGGCCGGGTCACGAATGTGCCGGCTGACGTGGAGACGATGAAGGAGATCGCCGAGGCGTCGGGTGGGGATTTCCACAAGGCGGACACGGCGGAGCAGTTGCAGAAGGTGTATGACACGTTGGGGGAGCAGATCGGGTACGAGACCAAGGAGGACGACGCGAGTCGCCCCTGGCTGATGCTCGGCACACTGGCTCTCATCGTGGCAGCCGGCACCTCCCTCATCTTCGGCCAACGCCTCCCGTAACCCCAGCGTGTTGGTCGTTGTGGGGCACGAGCGACGATCAAGGGCGTCCTCGCCGGACGGGCAGAAATCAAAGGATGGGGGGGAAAATCAAAGGCAGAGAGCAGTGCTCGTACGGTTCCCCATCCCCGTCAGCCTTCCGATACCAAACCACATCCTGGGCGCGCGGACCCCTGCGGTTGGGTGGCTAGGGCGGCGGCGGGTTGCGGGTCCGCGCGCCCAGGATGCGGTGTGTCCTCTCCAGGCTGACGGGGATGGGGAACCGCTCGGGTGGGGTTTGAAAAGCCACCCCGTCTGCTGGTGTTCGGGCTTCGCCCGGTCGCGGCGTGTGTGAACCGCCTAGCCGCATCGTTCCCGGGCTTCGCCCGCTTGCCCGCAACGCTCACCGCTCCGGGCTTCGCCCGCCCACAACGGCCAACGTGGTGTACAAGAACGGCCAACACACCGTCCCATAACGGCCAACACGCGCGGAGGGTTGAAACCCTCGCCGGCGTGTTGGCCGTTCTTGTACCGAGTGTTGGCCGTTCTTGTACGCCTGGTTGGCCGTTGTGGGACGCCTGAGTCGCCCAGCTCTCTGGATTCCGCCCGCGCCCTCATCCCCGCCTCGCCGCCTGCCCGTCCATAACGGCCAACGTGCCGTACGACAACGGCCAACACTCCGTACGACAACGGCCAACACGCGCGGGTGGGGGTGAGACCCGAACCTCGCTCGGCGTGTTGGC contains:
- a CDS encoding AAA family ATPase; amino-acid sequence: MTEPGYAEGAAAITPARDAQLLERTVFEVKRVIVGQDRLVERMLVGLLAKGHLLLEGVPGVAKTLAVETFARVVGGSFSRLQFTPDLVPADILGTRIYRQGSESFDVELGPVVANFVLADEINRAPAKVQSAMLEVMAERHVSIGGKTFPMPDPFLVLATQNPIENEGVYPLPEAQRDRFLFKIIVEYPTAEEEREIVYRMGVTPPEPSQVLSPEELVRLQGVASKVFVHHALVDYVVRVVLATRSPNEHGLGDVAGWIAYGASPRATLGIVAAARALALVRGRDYVLPQDVVDVVPDVLRHRLVLSYDALADGVPMDHLVSRVLQTVPLPQVSARPQAPQPQLGVPMQPPPVPQAAPVQRP
- a CDS encoding DUF58 domain-containing protein; protein product: MTGTPDPDTPAVPEAPVAKRPSWAPPALDEGRLDVALRTLELTVRRRLDGLLQGNHLGLVPGPGTEPGEARPYQPGDDVRRMDWAVTARTTVPHIRETVADRELETWVVVDLSPSLDFGTAACEKRELAVAAVSAVTHLTGGGGNRIGAIVSTGEHTERIPARGGLAHGSGLLRRIAQTKRAPDGTRGDLALALEQLRRPPRRRGLAVVISDFLGPLSWERPLRALSARHDLLAIEVLDPRDVELPDVGTVVLSDPESGKQREVHTTPLLRKEFAAAASAHRDQVAAVLRGAGAGHLVLRTDSDWVADTVRFVVARKRRWSGGVA
- a CDS encoding VWA domain-containing protein — translated: MFGLSLRGFTAPWWFLLALAVAVLVVVYLLVQRRRRRYVMRFTNLELLEKVIPKRQNWVRHVPPALLAVALILLTVALTGPTSEQRVPRNRATVMLVIDVSLSMQATDIKPTRLDAAKKSAKSFTEGLTKGVNLGLISFAGSAVVLVSPTVDRKPVADSIDTLKLGPATATGDALNAAMATIESFGKLLTGADGPPPARIVLMTDGKKTVGAEPVEVATRAGKAKIPVSAIAFGTDYGTIENEGRVTNVPADVETMKEIAEASGGDFHKADTAEQLQKVYDTLGEQIGYETKEDDASRPWLMLGTLALIVAAGTSLIFGQRLP